One genomic window of Undibacterium cyanobacteriorum includes the following:
- a CDS encoding C1 family peptidase, whose translation MSDTISWFGWLPDQPDERDHHYHADSALLRQLPNKVDLRPHCPPVFNQGEKIGSCTANAVCNAFRYNLMRQHNQHRFSPSRLFLHYNARALVGKQRQNHGAQIRDAMKSLSKQGVCRESAWPYVAKHYAKKPPALAYEQGLEHQSIWYQRLPRQLSQLKACLAEGFPFVFGMTVYESFDSAAVAKTGVLHLPRKEEKKVGGHAVLAVGYDERSQRFIVMNSWGNDWGMKGYFTLPYDYLVKGNLASDFWTLRSVEM comes from the coding sequence ATGAGCGACACCATATCTTGGTTTGGTTGGCTACCTGATCAGCCCGATGAGCGCGATCATCATTATCATGCTGATAGCGCTCTGCTGCGGCAACTACCCAATAAAGTCGATTTGCGACCGCATTGTCCGCCTGTGTTTAATCAAGGAGAAAAGATAGGCAGCTGTACCGCGAATGCGGTCTGTAATGCGTTTCGTTATAACTTGATGCGTCAGCATAATCAACATCGTTTTTCGCCGTCGCGCTTGTTTCTGCATTACAACGCGCGCGCCTTGGTGGGTAAGCAGAGGCAGAACCATGGCGCACAAATTCGCGACGCTATGAAGAGTCTTTCCAAGCAAGGTGTTTGTCGTGAGTCGGCATGGCCCTATGTCGCTAAACATTATGCAAAGAAACCACCAGCACTGGCCTATGAGCAAGGCTTAGAACACCAGAGTATTTGGTATCAACGTCTGCCACGGCAATTGTCGCAACTCAAGGCTTGTCTGGCCGAGGGCTTTCCTTTTGTGTTTGGTATGACGGTATATGAATCCTTTGATTCTGCTGCTGTGGCGAAAACGGGCGTCCTTCATTTGCCACGCAAAGAAGAAAAGAAGGTGGGCGGTCATGCCGTGTTGGCGGTGGGTTACGATGAGCGATCTCAGCGCTTTATCGTCATGAATTCATGGGGTAATGACTGGGGTATGAAAGGCTATTTCACCCTACCTTACGACTATTTAGTCAAAGGCAATTTAGCCTCGGATTTTTGGACATTACGCTCTGTTGAAATGTAA
- a CDS encoding ATP-binding protein, with translation MATREQFSLTGLFSSRLFWKFFAAILLAQVAATLAIGAAIWWKNRQATSVETQLQLLDTSPRASESIESAAATLQFGGEAALMQLLQKMQHHRVTVVDLGTDKKTDLIGRPISASMLQEAELELQRTDRNEFSKASVRKLELKGKSYLLFLLKPTQLPSRGLHEIDHMLPTIGSADSGPRNQQHDQARDRDGGLNRHQGPQGHPAQPPSERQEPRRVAPPPPPLPPANEGAAADFPSLETNHPSSPPLGADRGPQHRDGPKRDMKGPPRNSVLTPWVLIAAAIFVSLTFAAFLAWLFTRPLMALQTAFEEAAQGKLEPRFTERKHLIDDELHQLGRSFDHMASRLRAVMDQQTKLMHDVSHELRSPLARMQAAIGLIHQQPDRTLTYLDRIERESGRMDHLIEELLTLARLEAGAFAVPKEAIYISEVMDAMIDDWRFEAEQQGQTIDYTLTQDFKMLAQFDLIARAIENVVRNAIKYSPTQSQIRIIVDQLTSDAHADAFGIVQVADQGPGVAESDLASIFDPFYRSSATTQAVHGHGLGLAITKQIVHHHQGTIIARNRTEGGLQISLQFPLA, from the coding sequence ATGGCTACGCGCGAACAATTTTCATTGACAGGTCTTTTTTCCAGTCGTCTCTTCTGGAAATTTTTCGCCGCAATTTTGCTGGCGCAAGTCGCCGCCACCTTAGCGATAGGTGCCGCAATTTGGTGGAAAAATCGCCAAGCAACATCAGTCGAAACGCAGCTGCAGCTTCTCGATACGAGTCCACGCGCCAGCGAGTCCATCGAATCAGCCGCCGCGACTTTGCAATTTGGTGGCGAAGCTGCCCTCATGCAATTGCTTCAAAAAATGCAGCATCATCGCGTGACGGTGGTCGATCTCGGAACTGATAAGAAGACCGATTTAATTGGTCGGCCCATTAGCGCAAGCATGTTGCAAGAAGCCGAACTCGAATTACAAAGAACTGATCGCAATGAGTTCAGCAAAGCGTCTGTGCGTAAATTGGAACTCAAGGGCAAGAGCTACTTATTGTTCCTACTCAAGCCCACCCAATTACCGAGCCGCGGCTTACACGAAATTGATCACATGTTACCGACGATCGGCTCGGCTGATTCTGGTCCTCGCAATCAACAACATGATCAAGCGCGCGATAGAGATGGTGGCCTAAACAGACATCAAGGACCTCAAGGACATCCAGCCCAGCCACCAAGTGAAAGGCAAGAGCCGCGTCGAGTAGCACCGCCACCGCCACCACTGCCGCCCGCCAATGAAGGTGCTGCGGCTGATTTTCCATCGCTGGAAACAAACCATCCATCGTCACCACCATTGGGCGCTGATCGAGGTCCACAACATCGCGATGGTCCGAAGCGGGATATGAAAGGGCCACCACGCAATTCAGTGCTGACACCATGGGTTCTGATCGCTGCGGCGATTTTTGTGAGCCTGACTTTCGCGGCATTTCTCGCGTGGTTGTTCACGCGTCCTTTGATGGCGCTACAAACCGCATTCGAAGAAGCCGCGCAGGGAAAATTAGAGCCTCGCTTCACAGAGCGCAAACATTTGATCGACGATGAATTGCATCAGCTGGGTCGCAGTTTTGATCACATGGCAAGTCGTTTACGAGCCGTGATGGATCAGCAAACCAAGCTCATGCACGATGTCTCGCATGAGTTGCGCTCACCACTCGCGCGTATGCAAGCGGCGATTGGTTTGATTCATCAACAACCTGATCGCACACTGACTTATCTAGACCGCATCGAGCGCGAAAGCGGGCGCATGGATCACTTAATTGAAGAGTTACTGACCTTGGCCCGATTAGAAGCGGGGGCCTTCGCGGTCCCGAAAGAAGCAATTTACATCAGTGAAGTGATGGATGCGATGATTGATGATTGGCGCTTCGAGGCTGAGCAACAGGGGCAAACCATTGACTACACGCTGACACAAGACTTTAAGATGCTCGCACAGTTTGATTTGATTGCCCGAGCGATCGAAAACGTGGTTCGCAATGCGATTAAGTACAGCCCCACTCAAAGCCAGATCCGCATTATCGTCGATCAACTGACGAGTGATGCACATGCTGACGCATTCGGCATCGTGCAGGTCGCTGATCAAGGGCCAGGTGTGGCCGAAAGCGATCTCGCATCCATTTTCGATCCTTTTTATCGCAGTAGCGCGACGACGCAGGCTGTACATGGTCACGGTCTGGGTCTCGCCATCACGAAACAAATCGTGCATCACCATCAAGGCACCATCATCGCTCGCAATCGCACTGAAGGCGGCCTACAAATCAGTTTGCAATTCCCGCTCGCCTAA
- the glmS gene encoding glutamine--fructose-6-phosphate transaminase (isomerizing): MCGIVGAVAQRNIAPILLEGLKRLEYRGYDSCGVALHVDGKLQRSRSTARVAELQAQVEQTGLAGFTGIAHTRWATHGAPSSANAHPHFSRQGDNARIALVHNGIIENHEELRAELTQAGYVFESQTDTEVIAHLVDHLYNNDLFDTVQQAVKRLTGAYAIAVFCRDEPHRVVGARQGSPLIVGVAKGENFLASDAMALAGTTDQIIYLDEGDVVDLQLHRVWIADVDGKPVEREVRTVHAHTGAAELGPYRHYMQKEIFEQARALGDTLEGITNIMPELFGDKAFRVFEEIDNVLILACGTSYYAGMTAKYWIEAIAKIPVNVEIASEYRYRESVPNPKSLVVTISQSGETADTLAALKHARELGMPHSLTICNVSTSAMVRECALAYITRAGVEVGVASTKAFTTQLAALFLLALTLAQSKGRLTDAQEQEHIKALRHLPVAITAVLALEPQIIAWADEFARKENALFLGRGLHYPIALEGALKLKEISYIHAEAYPAGELKHGPLALVTKDMPVVTVAPNDTLIEKLKSNMQEVRARGGELYVFADADSRIAPSEGVHVIRLPEHYGMLSPILHTVPLQLLAYHTALARGTDVDKPRNLAKSVTVE, translated from the coding sequence ATGTGTGGCATCGTCGGTGCAGTTGCTCAACGTAATATCGCTCCCATCTTGCTCGAAGGCCTGAAGCGCTTGGAATATCGTGGCTATGATTCCTGTGGCGTCGCCTTGCATGTCGATGGCAAGCTGCAGCGTTCGCGCAGCACGGCGCGGGTCGCTGAGCTGCAAGCACAGGTCGAGCAAACCGGTCTAGCAGGTTTCACTGGCATTGCACACACACGTTGGGCAACCCATGGTGCACCGTCATCGGCGAATGCACATCCACATTTTTCGCGTCAAGGTGACAACGCCCGTATCGCCTTAGTGCATAACGGCATTATCGAAAACCACGAAGAATTGCGCGCCGAATTGACGCAGGCCGGTTATGTGTTCGAGAGCCAAACCGACACCGAAGTGATCGCGCATTTGGTCGATCATCTCTATAACAACGATTTGTTTGACACCGTACAGCAAGCGGTCAAACGCTTAACCGGTGCTTACGCCATCGCCGTCTTTTGTCGCGATGAGCCACATCGCGTGGTCGGTGCGCGGCAAGGTTCACCTTTGATTGTTGGGGTAGCCAAAGGCGAGAATTTCTTAGCGTCGGATGCGATGGCATTGGCTGGCACTACGGACCAAATCATTTATTTGGACGAGGGTGACGTGGTCGACCTGCAACTGCACCGAGTGTGGATTGCCGATGTTGATGGCAAACCAGTGGAACGTGAAGTGCGCACGGTGCACGCCCACACCGGAGCCGCAGAATTGGGCCCGTATCGTCATTACATGCAAAAAGAAATCTTCGAACAAGCACGTGCGCTTGGAGATACTCTGGAAGGCATCACCAATATCATGCCGGAACTATTCGGCGACAAAGCATTCCGCGTCTTTGAAGAGATCGACAATGTGCTGATCCTCGCTTGCGGCACTAGTTACTACGCCGGCATGACCGCAAAATATTGGATAGAAGCGATCGCCAAAATCCCGGTCAATGTTGAAATCGCCAGTGAATATCGTTATCGCGAAAGTGTTCCCAACCCTAAGAGCTTGGTGGTGACGATTTCTCAAAGTGGAGAAACGGCAGATACGCTGGCTGCGCTCAAACATGCACGCGAACTTGGCATGCCACATAGCCTAACGATCTGTAATGTATCAACCAGCGCCATGGTGCGTGAATGCGCCTTGGCTTACATCACGCGCGCCGGTGTCGAAGTCGGGGTCGCATCGACCAAGGCATTCACCACACAGCTGGCAGCACTGTTCTTGTTAGCTCTCACACTGGCGCAAAGCAAAGGGCGCCTAACGGATGCGCAGGAACAAGAACATATTAAAGCGCTGCGTCATTTGCCGGTGGCGATCACCGCGGTATTGGCATTGGAGCCGCAAATTATTGCGTGGGCAGATGAATTCGCCCGCAAAGAAAATGCCTTGTTCCTCGGACGGGGTTTGCATTATCCGATCGCCTTGGAAGGTGCCCTCAAACTCAAAGAGATTTCTTACATCCATGCCGAAGCCTATCCTGCAGGCGAACTCAAGCATGGCCCACTGGCACTCGTCACCAAAGACATGCCAGTCGTGACCGTCGCCCCGAACGACACGCTCATCGAAAAACTCAAATCGAACATGCAAGAGGTACGCGCCCGTGGCGGTGAACTTTATGTCTTCGCCGACGCCGATTCGCGCATCGCACCAAGCGAAGGTGTTCACGTGATTCGTCTACCAGAACACTACGGCATGCTGTCCCCGATACTGCATACAGTGCCACTGCAATTACTGGCCTACCACACCGCATTAGCGCGCGGCACCGATGTTGATAAGCCTCGCAACCTTGCTAAGAGCGTGACTGTGGAATGA
- a CDS encoding PepSY-associated TM helix domain-containing protein — protein sequence MTASPQQRRAFWLRHLHNWHWISSAICLIAMMLFAITGFTLNHASDIEAKPQITSKKGSLPSPLLQALVTQTTQQQGKNSPVSKQLSNWFEQEQGIEIHNKPAEWSPEELYVALPRPGGDAWLRISLDNGEFEYELTRRGAIAYLNDLHKGRNTGKAWAWFIDIFALACLIFCVTGLFLLKMHSNTRALTWPMVTLGLLTPLILAILFIH from the coding sequence GTGACCGCAAGCCCTCAGCAACGCCGCGCATTTTGGTTGCGCCATTTACATAACTGGCACTGGATCAGCTCTGCCATCTGCTTGATCGCGATGATGCTGTTTGCCATCACGGGTTTCACCCTCAACCATGCCAGCGACATTGAGGCCAAGCCGCAAATCACCTCCAAAAAAGGCAGCTTACCGAGCCCTCTCTTGCAAGCACTGGTGACTCAAACCACACAACAGCAAGGCAAGAATAGCCCGGTTTCCAAGCAACTCAGTAACTGGTTTGAGCAAGAGCAAGGAATCGAGATTCATAACAAACCCGCCGAATGGTCGCCCGAAGAATTGTATGTCGCGCTACCCCGCCCCGGTGGCGACGCTTGGCTACGCATCAGCTTGGACAACGGAGAATTTGAATACGAACTGACGCGACGCGGTGCCATCGCCTATCTCAATGATCTCCACAAAGGTCGCAACACGGGCAAAGCATGGGCTTGGTTTATCGATATCTTTGCCCTAGCCTGTTTGATCTTTTGCGTAACCGGTTTATTTCTGTTGAAAATGCATTCCAACACACGCGCACTGACCTGGCCGATGGTAACGTTAGGATTGCTGACTCCATTGATACTGGCGATCTTATTTATTCAC
- a CDS encoding DUF4272 domain-containing protein — MTPELRKEASELQLHKRGIRINVGLHVIEADEEVQLRRAEEVVQRLIALWAVSYGKQLEGSAGSSITVYRYLESHHLLNCLSEAETKFLQHGIDSTPSLALRQHAFHFLGWCAGLVPKIDLGQKPCDVRELLACFPTQLQCEQGDQANQSAAPTLGEKIKLRRKDVIMDWSDLLYRLHWAVRHAVLHQKPSPGNIDGELVREWHQAVNWMCCYEEEDNWDQVSTETTAGG; from the coding sequence ATGACTCCAGAACTACGCAAAGAAGCCTCCGAGCTACAACTCCATAAGCGCGGCATTCGCATAAACGTTGGTCTGCACGTGATTGAAGCCGACGAAGAAGTACAACTGCGCCGTGCAGAAGAAGTGGTGCAACGCCTGATTGCCCTGTGGGCCGTCAGCTATGGCAAACAACTGGAAGGTAGCGCTGGCAGCTCGATCACGGTCTATCGCTATCTCGAAAGTCACCACTTACTAAATTGTCTATCGGAAGCGGAAACCAAATTTCTCCAACATGGCATCGATAGCACGCCAAGCCTCGCACTACGTCAACATGCATTTCACTTTCTCGGATGGTGTGCGGGCCTCGTTCCCAAGATCGATCTCGGGCAAAAACCTTGCGATGTGCGTGAGCTTCTAGCCTGCTTTCCTACTCAGCTACAATGTGAACAAGGTGATCAAGCAAACCAAAGCGCAGCACCCACACTGGGCGAGAAAATCAAGCTGCGCCGTAAAGATGTCATTATGGATTGGTCGGATTTACTGTATCGCTTGCACTGGGCCGTGCGCCACGCTGTCTTGCATCAAAAACCCAGTCCCGGCAATATCGATGGTGAATTAGTGCGAGAATGGCATCAAGCGGTGAATTGGATGTGCTGCTATGAAGAGGAAGACAACTGGGATCAGGTCAGCACGGAGACCACGGCCGGTGGTTAA
- a CDS encoding intradiol ring-cleavage dioxygenase, with amino-acid sequence MKEHGLAADLDAILALNTDRRQSLRWLAVGLAGLPLLGCGGGDSVASVTSTSTSTGSGSTSGTSGSGTCSVIPEETAGPYPGDGTNSNTSGIVNVLAMSGVVRRDIRASFNGASAVADGVPLTIKLKINNANASCGAAGGFSVYLWHCDKDGNYSLYSSGVTNQNYLRGVQEADANGEIIFTSIYPGCYSGRVPHIHFEIFPSLAKSTSVLNRIKTSQLTFPTAISQEVYTDSRYSASVRNLAQISFATDNVFSDGTSLQMATVTGNLTEGYVASLTINVSA; translated from the coding sequence ATGAAAGAACATGGTTTAGCCGCAGATCTGGACGCCATATTGGCACTGAATACCGACCGCCGCCAAAGCTTACGGTGGTTAGCCGTGGGCCTCGCGGGCTTGCCTTTATTGGGATGTGGTGGCGGTGATAGTGTCGCTTCCGTGACCAGTACAAGTACGAGTACTGGTTCGGGCAGTACTTCTGGCACAAGCGGTTCCGGTACATGTTCCGTTATCCCAGAAGAGACCGCCGGACCGTATCCGGGTGATGGTACCAATTCGAATACTTCTGGTATCGTCAATGTGCTGGCGATGAGTGGGGTGGTGCGTCGTGATATTCGTGCGAGTTTCAATGGCGCTAGTGCGGTAGCAGACGGTGTTCCATTAACGATTAAACTCAAAATCAATAACGCGAATGCGAGTTGTGGTGCGGCTGGTGGTTTTAGCGTGTACTTGTGGCATTGCGATAAAGATGGAAATTACTCTTTGTACTCGTCCGGCGTGACCAATCAAAATTATCTGCGTGGGGTGCAAGAGGCGGATGCAAACGGTGAAATCATATTTACATCGATTTATCCAGGTTGCTATTCGGGACGGGTGCCCCATATTCACTTCGAAATCTTCCCGAGCTTGGCAAAGAGCACGAGTGTTTTGAATCGCATCAAGACTTCACAATTGACCTTTCCGACGGCTATTTCGCAAGAGGTGTACACCGATAGTCGCTATAGCGCCAGTGTGAGAAATCTCGCGCAAATTAGTTTTGCGACGGATAACGTTTTTAGTGATGGAACGAGCTTGCAAATGGCCACCGTCACCGGTAATTTGACCGAGGGGTATGTGGCAAGTTTGACGATCAATGTGAGCGCCTAG
- a CDS encoding response regulator transcription factor, giving the protein MNRVLLIDDDVELVNMFREFLEQDGFQVHIEYDGHAGCVAALSGQFAIAILDVMMPRMNGLETLRQIRAHSRLPILMLTAKGDDTDRIVGLELGADDYVTKPCTPRELVARIRAILRRSQAQTSHDAAAASLVFGKLELWPMQRRAQWDGSTLELTSTEFNLLEVLIRHAGTPVNKNTLSEQALGRPMAKFDRNIDVHLSSLRHKLGKLEDGRSCVQTVYRVGYQLIKD; this is encoded by the coding sequence ATGAATAGAGTCCTACTCATCGATGACGACGTTGAATTAGTGAATATGTTCCGAGAATTCTTGGAACAGGATGGATTCCAAGTGCACATCGAATACGACGGTCATGCTGGTTGTGTGGCGGCTTTATCTGGTCAATTCGCGATCGCCATTTTAGATGTAATGATGCCGCGAATGAACGGCTTAGAAACGCTACGCCAGATACGCGCCCATAGCCGTTTGCCGATCCTAATGCTGACAGCCAAAGGCGACGACACCGATCGTATCGTTGGACTCGAACTAGGTGCTGATGACTACGTCACCAAGCCCTGCACACCGCGCGAACTGGTGGCTCGGATTCGGGCGATTTTACGCCGCAGTCAAGCGCAAACGAGCCATGATGCGGCAGCCGCTTCTTTGGTATTTGGCAAACTAGAATTGTGGCCCATGCAGAGACGCGCTCAATGGGATGGCAGTACGCTGGAACTCACTAGTACCGAATTCAATTTGCTTGAAGTATTGATTCGGCATGCTGGTACACCCGTCAACAAAAACACCTTATCGGAACAAGCACTCGGTCGACCGATGGCAAAATTCGATAGAAATATCGACGTGCATCTCAGCAGCCTGCGGCATAAACTGGGCAAGCTAGAAGATGGTCGTTCTTGCGTACAAACCGTGTATCGCGTTGGCTATCAATTGATTAAAGATTGA
- a CDS encoding dipeptidase yields MNRLALLPLSLALSLAGFNYAIATPNQQAVAKSAAPKQLSEEQLIAKAKGIHQRVITLDTHNDIDVGNFGFSRNYSQELENQVNLPKMIKGGLDASFFIVYTNQATDAEAFTAAGYKKAYDTAINSFEAIHRMTTVLAPNLIEFARTADDVRKINAKGKKVALIGVENAYPLGDEKTAVKRVKEFYDRGARYMSLAHQGHSQLSDSNTGEAIGWKWNGLSPLGKQVIAEMNRVGIMIDISHPSKESMMQSLQITKAPIIASHSAVRALADVSRNLDDEQLLALKANNGVAQIVAFNTYVKTDSTERRAAFAALRKEFNLGETVSLTGIRRGTPNGMSEETREQILKRLTEIDAQLPAPTRATVKDFVNHIDYAVKKIGIDHVGISSDFDGGGGIDGWNDASETFNVTLELVRRGYTEAQIAKLWSGNLLRVMADVEKVAKELQSKK; encoded by the coding sequence ATGAACCGCCTAGCCCTTCTTCCCCTTAGCCTTGCTCTTAGCCTGGCCGGATTCAATTACGCTATTGCGACCCCGAATCAACAAGCTGTCGCAAAGAGTGCCGCACCAAAGCAACTCAGTGAAGAGCAGCTCATCGCGAAGGCAAAAGGTATTCATCAACGCGTGATCACGCTGGATACTCACAACGATATTGATGTCGGCAATTTCGGTTTTTCACGTAATTACTCGCAAGAACTTGAAAACCAAGTCAACCTGCCGAAGATGATTAAGGGTGGTCTCGATGCCTCCTTCTTTATCGTCTATACCAACCAAGCGACTGATGCTGAGGCTTTCACCGCAGCGGGCTACAAAAAAGCCTATGACACTGCGATTAATAGCTTTGAAGCGATCCATCGCATGACCACAGTGTTGGCGCCGAATTTGATCGAGTTTGCCCGCACCGCTGACGATGTACGCAAAATTAACGCCAAGGGCAAGAAAGTAGCATTGATCGGCGTTGAAAATGCTTATCCGCTTGGCGACGAGAAAACAGCGGTGAAACGCGTGAAAGAATTTTATGATCGTGGAGCACGTTACATGTCGCTCGCCCATCAAGGTCATAGCCAGTTATCTGATTCGAATACCGGCGAAGCGATCGGTTGGAAATGGAATGGTTTATCTCCGCTCGGCAAACAAGTCATCGCAGAAATGAATCGCGTTGGCATCATGATCGACATCTCGCATCCATCGAAAGAGTCGATGATGCAATCGCTACAAATTACCAAAGCACCGATCATCGCCTCCCACTCCGCGGTCCGTGCTCTGGCCGATGTCAGCCGCAATCTCGACGATGAACAACTACTGGCCTTGAAAGCCAACAACGGCGTGGCGCAGATTGTCGCCTTCAACACTTACGTCAAAACGGATAGCACAGAACGACGTGCTGCCTTCGCCGCTTTGCGTAAGGAATTCAATTTAGGGGAAACAGTATCACTCACAGGTATTCGTAGAGGTACACCGAATGGCATGAGCGAAGAAACGCGCGAACAAATTTTGAAACGCCTCACCGAAATTGACGCGCAATTACCAGCACCAACGCGCGCCACAGTAAAAGATTTTGTTAACCATATCGATTACGCGGTCAAAAAAATCGGCATCGATCATGTCGGCATTTCCTCAGACTTTGATGGAGGTGGAGGCATCGATGGTTGGAATGATGCCAGCGAAACCTTTAACGTCACACTTGAGTTGGTGCGCCGCGGTTACACCGAAGCACAGATCGCGAAACTATGGAGCGGCAATCTCCTACGCGTGATGGCTGATGTTGAGAAAGTGGCGAAAGAACTTCAATCCAAGAAGTAG
- a CDS encoding Lrp/AsnC family transcriptional regulator, with protein sequence MSSLDELDRRILQQLQINNALSNHDLAKLVHASAPTCLRRVARLVKEGYIEKQVAILSADKLGAGLTAIVEITLDHQATEHQLAFETLVRSESAVQQCYRVSPGPDFVLIIQVADMASYHALAHRLFASHANVRNVRSFFSIHRSKFETQINLASLSGPHS encoded by the coding sequence ATGAGCAGCTTGGACGAACTTGACCGCCGCATCTTGCAGCAATTGCAGATCAATAATGCTTTAAGCAACCACGATTTAGCGAAGTTGGTGCATGCCTCTGCACCGACTTGCTTACGGCGCGTGGCGCGGCTGGTGAAGGAAGGGTATATCGAAAAACAGGTGGCGATCCTGTCCGCCGACAAACTCGGTGCGGGCCTGACTGCCATTGTAGAAATTACGCTAGACCATCAAGCCACCGAGCATCAATTAGCGTTTGAGACGCTGGTACGCAGTGAGAGCGCAGTTCAACAATGCTATCGCGTTTCACCAGGCCCTGATTTTGTGTTGATTATTCAGGTCGCCGATATGGCAAGTTATCACGCTCTCGCGCACCGCTTGTTTGCGAGTCACGCCAATGTGCGCAATGTCAGGAGCTTTTTCTCTATCCATCGCAGCAAATTCGAGACACAGATCAACTTAGCGAGCTTAAGCGGGCCTCATTCATAA
- the glmU gene encoding bifunctional UDP-N-acetylglucosamine diphosphorylase/glucosamine-1-phosphate N-acetyltransferase GlmU: MNVVILAAGMGKRMQSNLPKVLHAIAGKPMLKHVIDTARGLSTEAAKICVIIGHGGEQVQAAVAAEDITFAKQEPQLGTGHAVAQAIPHLDDAMPTLILYGDVPLTRATSLQALVSAAGQDKLAILTAVVDQPFGLGRIVREDGQIRRIVEQKDATETERAIKEINTGIMVAPTKALKQWLQNLSNNNAQGEYYLTDIVAAAVAQGVPVTSAQPQAVWETLGVNSKTQLAELERLHQANIARELMEQGVTLMDPSRIDVRGRLQCGRDVSIDVGCVFEGNVVLEDGAKIGPHCVIKNARIGTASEIKAFCHIEDAVVGAKGQVGPYARLRPGAELAEDVHIGNFVEVKNSQIAAHSKANHLAYIGDATVGSRVNIGAGTITCNYDGVNKFRTVIEDDAFIGSDSQLIAPVRVGKGATLGAGTTLSKDAPEGKLTVSRAKQLTIDGWQRPVKIKK; the protein is encoded by the coding sequence ATGAACGTCGTCATCCTCGCGGCCGGCATGGGCAAACGCATGCAATCTAATCTGCCTAAGGTGTTGCACGCGATTGCTGGAAAACCCATGCTGAAGCACGTGATTGATACGGCACGAGGTTTGTCGACGGAAGCCGCAAAAATTTGCGTGATCATTGGCCACGGTGGTGAGCAAGTGCAAGCAGCGGTCGCCGCTGAAGATATCACCTTTGCGAAGCAAGAGCCACAGCTCGGTACCGGGCATGCGGTGGCGCAAGCGATCCCTCATCTTGACGATGCCATGCCAACTTTGATTTTGTATGGTGACGTACCGTTGACGCGTGCAACCAGCTTGCAAGCTCTAGTGAGTGCCGCGGGACAGGATAAATTAGCGATCTTAACCGCAGTGGTCGATCAGCCTTTCGGACTTGGTCGTATTGTGCGTGAAGACGGACAGATTCGTCGTATCGTCGAGCAAAAAGACGCAACGGAAACCGAACGTGCGATCAAAGAAATCAACACCGGCATCATGGTCGCCCCAACCAAAGCTTTGAAGCAATGGTTGCAAAATCTATCGAATAATAATGCGCAAGGTGAATACTATTTGACTGATATCGTGGCCGCCGCTGTTGCGCAAGGTGTGCCAGTGACTTCCGCTCAACCGCAAGCAGTGTGGGAAACTTTGGGCGTGAATAGCAAAACGCAATTAGCTGAATTGGAACGCTTGCATCAAGCCAATATCGCTCGTGAATTGATGGAGCAGGGCGTGACTTTAATGGACCCAAGTCGTATCGATGTCCGTGGTCGGTTGCAGTGCGGACGTGATGTCAGCATCGATGTGGGCTGCGTGTTCGAAGGCAATGTGGTGCTCGAAGACGGTGCCAAGATTGGACCACATTGCGTGATCAAAAATGCGCGCATCGGCACAGCTAGCGAGATCAAAGCCTTTTGTCATATCGAAGACGCGGTCGTTGGTGCGAAGGGTCAAGTCGGTCCGTATGCACGTTTGCGTCCTGGCGCAGAGTTGGCCGAAGACGTCCACATCGGTAACTTCGTTGAAGTGAAGAATAGCCAAATCGCCGCACATAGTAAGGCCAATCATTTGGCTTACATCGGCGATGCCACGGTCGGTAGTCGCGTCAATATTGGCGCGGGTACGATTACCTGCAATTACGATGGCGTGAATAAATTCCGTACCGTTATCGAAGATGATGCGTTCATCGGCAGTGATAGTCAGTTAATTGCGCCGGTACGAGTTGGTAAAGGCGCGACTTTGGGGGCGGGAACCACGCTCAGTAAAGACGCGCCTGAAGGAAAGTTGACCGTATCACGTGCCAAGCAGTTGACGATTGATGGCTGGCAGCGTCCTGTCAAAATCAAGAAATAG